CGCACCGCTTCTGGAACAGAAAAGCGGCGTACAGACCGACATACTGTACTCTCAATGAGCCTCCATGATGCCTCTCTATTTTATATGAATCCAATCAAAAATCCTATGAAAGCAGAAAGGAATCGCATACCAGCTTGCCGCGAACAAACCGCTGCGGCAAGCTGTTCCCATTCCGACGGGGGATTAGCGGTGAAGGGAATTCACAATTTCAATGAGGTGGCGCACTTCAGCAATGCGGTGTTCAATTTCCGATGCTTTACTCGATTGGCCCGCTTCCGACAACGCCTCTTCCAAACTTTTGATGCGGTGCTGCATGGAACGCAACACTTGTCGAATAGCGTCCTGATAACCGATTTCTGCTCCAGTCTCCATACCACACCTCACACGCGCACTCGTCACCCTGCGGCGTCACTGTGCGCCTTTCCAAATGGTTTCCCACAGGTAGAGCGCCATCACTTGCTTCCAGTATAGCGCACCCTCGTCATCGGTAAAATGCCTGGCGGCCAGCCACTGCGCTTTCGCCTCGGTGACCAGGGCGCGCGCCTTGTCAATGTGCGTCCAGGCCCCTGCATACACGTCACGCTTGCGCCCGCCCTGGCTGATGCCCGCGCGGGGTCCACTGCGGCTTGACCGAAGCACGGGGCGGTTCTCATCCTGCGCAGCCTTCTCCAGTACCTCGCGAACCGCCGCCCAGGCCTCGGTTCGCTCCCCAGCCGTCAACGCACCGGCGAAACCGGTGTACACCTGCCGCTCGAAGGGAACCAACAAATGACCGCCTTCGTCCAGCAGCTGCTGCATCAACGGCCCGTCCTCCAGGTTGACGGCAATCCACAATCGATCGCGGATTCGCCCTCGGTTCCGCCACGCCCGCCATGGCTGCATGGCTTCCTCCGCGGGCACCTTCAGTTTGGTCAACAGCGCGCGAAGCGTGTCTTCGGCAGGAATGACACGGCCGCGCTCAATGTGACACAGCATACTTTGCGTAACAATGCCTGCCGCCAGTTCGGCTTGTGTGAGTCCAGCTGCTTTGCGAAGCTGCCGAAGTTGCACCCAGGGCGGTGTCATTGCTCATCGGATCCTTCCCACAGCGCGCTGACAGGTACGCCGAGCGCCTTTGCAATTTTGCCCAGCTTGACAATGTTGTGTCCCCGGTGGCCGGACTCCACCGCGTACACGTAGCTGACTGAAACCCCGGCCCGTTTGGCGAGCTCCCGAACACTCATCTTCTG
Above is a genomic segment from Alicyclobacillus cycloheptanicus containing:
- a CDS encoding helix-turn-helix domain-containing protein yields the protein MTPPWVQLRQLRKAAGLTQAELAAGIVTQSMLCHIERGRVIPAEDTLRALLTKLKVPAEEAMQPWRAWRNRGRIRDRLWIAVNLEDGPLMQQLLDEGGHLLVPFERQVYTGFAGALTAGERTEAWAAVREVLEKAAQDENRPVLRSSRSGPRAGISQGGRKRDVYAGAWTHIDKARALVTEAKAQWLAARHFTDDEGALYWKQVMALYLWETIWKGAQ
- a CDS encoding helix-turn-helix domain-containing protein; the encoded protein is MTDLGTRVKSFRLQQKMSVRELAKRAGVSVSYVYAVESGHRGHNIVKLGKIAKALGVPVSALWEGSDEQ